One Legionella lansingensis genomic region harbors:
- the groL gene encoding chaperonin GroEL (60 kDa chaperone family; promotes refolding of misfolded polypeptides especially under stressful conditions; forms two stacked rings of heptamers to form a barrel-shaped 14mer; ends can be capped by GroES; misfolded proteins enter the barrel where they are refolded when GroES binds), producing MAKEVRSGDDARQQMIAGVNILANAVRVTMGPRGRNVVLEKSFGAPTVTKDGVSVAKEIELEDRFQNMGAQMVKEVASKTSDAAGDGTTTATVLARAIMVEGNKAVAAGMNPMDLKRGIDKAVTVVTKQLQAMSKPCKDGKSIAQVGTISANADQSIGDIIAEAMEKVGKEGVITVEDGNSLENELSVVEGMQFDRGYISPYFINNQQNMSAELEHPFILLVDKKIANIRDMLSVLEAVAKSGRPLLIVAEDVEGEALATLVVNNMRGIVKVCAVKAPGFGDRRKAMLQDIAILTNGQVISEEIGKSLEGASIDDLGTAKRVVVTKENTTIIDGEGKASEINARITQIRAQMEETTSDYDREKLQERVAKLAGGVAVIKVGAATEVEMKEKKARVEDALHATRAAVEEGIVAGGGVALIRAQKALDGLKGDNADQDMGINILRRAIESPLRQIVANAGYESSVIVNKVAENKDNFGFNAATGEYGDMVEMGILDPTKVTRTALQNAASVASLMLTTECMIADLPKKEEASGAGDMGGMGGMGGMGMM from the coding sequence ATGGCTAAAGAAGTACGTTCTGGTGATGATGCACGTCAACAAATGATTGCTGGTGTTAATATCCTGGCAAATGCTGTGCGAGTCACGATGGGTCCTCGTGGACGCAATGTTGTGCTAGAGAAGTCTTTTGGTGCTCCCACTGTAACGAAAGACGGTGTGTCTGTAGCGAAAGAAATTGAACTTGAAGACCGTTTCCAAAATATGGGCGCACAAATGGTCAAAGAAGTGGCTTCTAAAACGTCCGATGCGGCTGGTGATGGTACTACGACTGCAACTGTTTTAGCACGCGCTATTATGGTGGAAGGCAATAAGGCTGTTGCTGCTGGTATGAATCCAATGGATCTGAAGCGTGGTATTGATAAAGCTGTTACTGTGGTAACCAAGCAATTACAAGCGATGTCTAAGCCTTGCAAAGATGGCAAATCAATTGCGCAAGTTGGAACCATTTCCGCTAATGCTGATCAATCCATCGGTGATATTATTGCTGAAGCAATGGAAAAAGTAGGTAAAGAAGGTGTAATTACCGTTGAAGACGGGAATAGCTTGGAGAATGAATTATCTGTGGTTGAAGGTATGCAGTTTGATCGTGGCTATATTTCTCCTTACTTCATCAACAATCAGCAAAATATGAGTGCTGAGCTTGAGCATCCTTTCATTCTTTTGGTTGACAAAAAGATTGCTAACATCCGCGATATGCTTTCTGTCTTAGAAGCTGTAGCTAAATCTGGTCGTCCTTTATTGATCGTCGCTGAAGATGTTGAAGGCGAAGCCTTAGCAACCTTGGTTGTTAACAACATGCGCGGTATCGTGAAAGTTTGTGCAGTGAAAGCTCCTGGCTTTGGTGATCGTCGTAAAGCGATGTTACAAGACATTGCTATTCTCACTAACGGTCAAGTGATCTCTGAGGAAATAGGTAAGAGCCTAGAAGGTGCTTCAATAGACGATTTAGGTACTGCAAAACGCGTCGTAGTGACGAAAGAAAATACCACCATCATTGATGGAGAAGGCAAAGCATCTGAAATCAATGCACGCATCACTCAAATCCGTGCACAAATGGAAGAGACTACTTCTGATTATGATCGTGAAAAATTACAAGAGCGCGTAGCTAAATTAGCTGGTGGTGTTGCGGTCATTAAAGTGGGTGCAGCTACCGAAGTTGAAATGAAAGAGAAGAAAGCGCGTGTCGAAGATGCTCTGCATGCAACTCGTGCTGCTGTTGAAGAAGGTATCGTAGCAGGTGGTGGTGTTGCCCTGATCCGTGCTCAAAAAGCATTAGATGGCTTAAAAGGTGATAATGCTGATCAAGATATGGGTATTAACATTCTACGTCGTGCTATTGAATCACCTCTACGCCAAATCGTTGCCAATGCTGGCTATGAGTCTTCTGTAATCGTTAACAAAGTTGCTGAGAACAAAGATAATTTTGGTTTCAACGCAGCTACTGGCGAATACGGTGATATGGTTGAGATGGGTATTCTCGACCCAACAAAAGTAACTCGTACCGCACTGCAAAATGCAGCTTCTGTCGCAAGCCTTATGCTTACAACGGAATGCATGATTGCTGATCTTCCTAAGAAAGAGGAGGCTTCCGGTGCTGGAGATATGGGCGGCATGGGCGGCATGGGTGGCATGGGCATGATGTAA
- a CDS encoding PRC-barrel domain-containing protein: MVSQRSIVKASEVTGVCVKNMAGKNLGTIHEVVIDKAYGKVNYVVLEFGGILGFGNKYFALPWHLFKYDKIADCFIIDIDKERLINAPGFDKDHWPDFAAPEFATKIHKYYE; the protein is encoded by the coding sequence ATGGTAAGCCAAAGAAGTATTGTAAAAGCCAGCGAAGTGACGGGTGTTTGTGTTAAAAACATGGCTGGCAAGAATCTTGGCACGATTCATGAAGTAGTTATCGATAAAGCTTACGGCAAAGTCAACTATGTCGTTTTGGAATTTGGCGGTATTTTAGGCTTTGGGAATAAATATTTTGCTCTTCCTTGGCATCTATTTAAATATGACAAAATAGCGGATTGTTTCATTATTGATATTGATAAAGAAAGGTTAATCAATGCTCCAGGATTTGATAAGGATCATTGGCCTGATTTTGCGGCACCAGAGTTTGCCACCAAGATCCATAAATATTACGAGTAG
- a CDS encoding DUF3309 family protein, whose translation MSLVEIAILVIILAAVLPIWPYSKGWGYLPSGIVGLLLVLLILMLLLVPKVAHALF comes from the coding sequence ATGAGCCTGGTAGAAATAGCCATTTTAGTGATTATTCTAGCTGCCGTATTACCCATATGGCCTTACAGTAAAGGCTGGGGCTATTTGCCCTCAGGAATCGTAGGTCTGCTTCTTGTATTGCTGATACTAATGTTACTACTTGTACCTAAGGTTGCTCATGCGCTATTCTAG
- a CDS encoding beta/alpha barrel domain-containing protein yields MTQRVEVFDVSLRDGGHRTDFNFQDEVLEQILTAVDRSGIEYIEIGYRNGPIQVIKNIGRAGLCQRDYLHFCAPLIRQAKIAVMVYPRNIAILDIKELEACGVTLLRICVPKGQLAEAAAIAAIAKQTGLKISFNFINMSQYAENELDKIIEAALQYAPDIIYLADSNGSVLPDKISSLYKKYTSQCSLPFGFHAHDNLGLAQANAIAAIHAGATYIDASLGGMGKGIGNLRTEFFAAYLQATKIKDYNLQALLSASNYVREVLKIGQEGIELDEFNRAIANDL; encoded by the coding sequence ATGACTCAAAGAGTAGAAGTATTCGATGTCTCCCTACGCGATGGCGGCCATCGAACAGATTTTAATTTTCAAGATGAAGTGCTAGAACAGATCTTAACTGCAGTTGATCGATCAGGCATTGAATATATTGAAATTGGTTATCGTAATGGTCCAATACAAGTCATAAAAAATATTGGGCGAGCAGGTCTATGCCAGCGCGATTATCTCCATTTTTGTGCTCCCTTGATAAGGCAAGCCAAGATAGCTGTGATGGTATATCCACGTAATATCGCTATCCTAGATATTAAAGAATTAGAAGCTTGCGGTGTTACTCTGTTGCGAATTTGTGTTCCTAAAGGTCAATTGGCTGAGGCTGCTGCAATCGCAGCGATTGCTAAACAAACGGGTTTAAAGATCTCATTCAATTTCATTAATATGTCCCAGTATGCTGAGAATGAATTGGATAAGATTATAGAAGCAGCTCTGCAATATGCACCAGATATCATCTACTTGGCAGATTCAAATGGTAGTGTATTGCCTGATAAAATTAGTTCCCTCTATAAAAAATATACCAGTCAATGTAGCCTCCCATTTGGTTTTCATGCACATGATAATTTAGGTTTGGCGCAAGCAAATGCAATAGCTGCCATTCATGCTGGAGCTACTTACATTGATGCTTCTTTAGGAGGGATGGGGAAAGGAATCGGTAATCTTAGGACGGAATTTTTTGCTGCTTATCTCCAAGCAACTAAAATAAAGGACTATAATTTGCAAGCCTTGTTGTCAGCATCTAACTATGTGCGTGAGGTTTTAAAAATAGGACAAGAAGGAATCGAACTGGATGAGTTTAATCGAGCCATTGCAAACGATTTATAA
- a CDS encoding Dps family protein, whose protein sequence is MDDVIKKLSILMADTYAVYLKTQNYHWHVTGANFKAMHELFEMQYIELAEAVDTIAERIRALGHQTPATFREFENLKRIKDGDAKKSANEMVTELAHDHDSLIKDLNQALVFAQEKHDEGTATLLGDRIVAHEKARWMLNASRERA, encoded by the coding sequence ATGGATGACGTAATTAAAAAATTATCAATTTTAATGGCAGACACCTATGCTGTTTACCTCAAAACGCAAAATTATCACTGGCATGTTACGGGAGCTAATTTTAAGGCGATGCATGAGCTATTTGAAATGCAATATATAGAATTAGCCGAAGCCGTTGATACGATAGCGGAGAGGATTCGTGCCTTAGGTCATCAGACGCCTGCTACGTTTAGAGAATTTGAAAATTTAAAACGAATAAAAGATGGTGATGCCAAGAAAAGTGCCAATGAAATGGTCACTGAGCTTGCACATGATCACGATAGCCTCATTAAAGATTTAAATCAAGCCTTGGTTTTTGCGCAAGAGAAACATGATGAAGGCACAGCCACCTTGCTTGGCGATAGAATCGTAGCTCATGAAAAAGCGCGTTGGATGTTGAATGCTTCACGCGAAAGGGCTTAG
- a CDS encoding spermidine synthase, with amino-acid sequence MQIWIINVIELLFSISLFLSASLLFVIQPMAAKALLPVYGGTPAVWTICMLFFQSLLLLAYGYAHIVSRVRNTWLWRLFHISLVLITLISLPVVFTPFLKEGLPEVSILESLTLQLGLPLLVIGASAPLLQFAYSQTKEKRAGDPYFLYVASNIGSLLALIAYPWLIERYVGLHMQFYYWTIGYGLYVLLLLGIFFSISYQPHVDAKVAQINLSWLNIFKWVSFSFIPCSLLLGVTFYISADIAATPLLWVVPLALYLLSFIITFAKRPMIPNAWVARHILFFTIFPIVGFILHTNTVPVWQVIFFHLLTFFMLALLCHGRLVARRPPPNQLTLFYFCLALGGVLAGVFNSLLAPRIFIGAYEYPMVLALALLCIPLPKLKGRNYIPFIVLVLLMINYLLPGHGFLLQVKQSHFIEIVALILILLWPGSNITLFASMSILFIFLFSPWFQKTEILTQQRNFYGVKHVSVSAGAHVLTSQNTMHGFQLPGSAGLDGSVAYYGPMMTVVQRLQQAKQPLRATIIGLGTGIMTCQFRREDVVKIIDIDEQVINIATDPRFFTYLRDCPAKPLLIKGDGRLILQNSSDTKVDLLVVDAFSSDAIPTHLLTLEAVKLYQQKITADGVILAHISNRNLNLLPVLTTIARQLDMIILQKQQAENIKERQLASEWVLLTMNEAFAIKLMQQAGWRFVTGMNYHLWTDDYSNLIPLLKW; translated from the coding sequence ATGCAAATATGGATTATAAATGTGATAGAGCTTCTTTTTTCAATTAGTCTTTTTCTAAGTGCGAGTCTCTTATTTGTTATCCAACCCATGGCGGCAAAAGCCTTACTTCCGGTCTACGGCGGGACACCGGCCGTGTGGACCATTTGTATGCTTTTTTTTCAATCATTATTATTACTTGCTTATGGCTATGCCCATATTGTGAGTCGTGTGCGCAATACCTGGCTTTGGCGTTTATTTCATATTTCTTTAGTGTTGATTACTCTAATTAGTTTACCGGTTGTCTTTACGCCTTTCTTAAAAGAGGGTTTACCTGAAGTTAGTATTCTCGAGAGCTTGACCTTGCAATTGGGATTGCCTTTATTAGTTATTGGTGCATCAGCCCCTCTTTTACAATTTGCCTATAGTCAGACAAAAGAAAAAAGAGCAGGGGATCCTTATTTTTTGTATGTAGCAAGTAATATCGGTAGTTTATTGGCCTTGATCGCTTACCCTTGGCTAATTGAGCGCTATGTTGGTTTGCACATGCAGTTTTACTATTGGACGATAGGGTATGGTCTTTACGTGCTTTTGCTCCTAGGCATTTTTTTTAGCATTTCTTATCAACCACATGTTGATGCAAAAGTGGCACAAATAAACTTGTCCTGGTTAAACATTTTCAAATGGGTAAGTTTTAGCTTCATACCGTGTAGTTTACTGTTAGGAGTGACTTTTTATATTTCTGCTGATATTGCTGCCACCCCGCTGCTTTGGGTTGTGCCTTTAGCCTTATATCTCCTTTCATTTATTATCACGTTTGCAAAGCGACCAATGATCCCTAATGCATGGGTTGCACGGCATATTTTATTTTTTACTATATTCCCCATCGTAGGGTTTATTCTCCACACCAATACTGTACCAGTCTGGCAAGTGATTTTCTTTCATTTGTTAACTTTCTTTATGCTTGCTCTTCTATGTCATGGTCGGTTGGTTGCGAGGAGGCCGCCGCCGAATCAATTAACCTTGTTTTATTTTTGCTTGGCTTTAGGGGGCGTGTTAGCCGGTGTTTTTAATAGCCTTTTGGCGCCACGGATTTTTATTGGGGCCTATGAGTATCCAATGGTATTGGCACTAGCACTATTATGTATTCCCTTGCCAAAATTAAAAGGGAGGAATTATATCCCTTTTATTGTATTGGTCTTGCTAATGATTAATTATCTTTTACCGGGTCATGGTTTTCTCCTCCAAGTAAAGCAATCTCATTTTATTGAGATCGTTGCTTTAATACTCATTCTGCTATGGCCAGGGAGTAACATAACGCTTTTTGCAAGCATGAGTATCCTTTTTATTTTTTTATTTTCTCCTTGGTTCCAAAAAACTGAAATTCTAACGCAACAACGAAATTTTTATGGGGTGAAACATGTGTCCGTTTCGGCAGGAGCACATGTATTAACCAGTCAAAATACGATGCATGGATTCCAACTTCCAGGCTCCGCAGGTCTGGACGGTTCAGTAGCTTATTATGGTCCAATGATGACGGTGGTTCAGCGTTTGCAGCAAGCAAAGCAACCGTTACGTGCAACTATTATAGGTTTAGGTACTGGAATCATGACTTGTCAGTTTCGCAGGGAAGACGTTGTTAAGATTATTGATATCGATGAGCAAGTCATTAATATTGCTACTGATCCACGATTTTTTACCTATCTGAGAGATTGCCCAGCAAAGCCTTTGTTGATTAAAGGGGATGGACGCTTGATCTTACAAAATAGCTCGGATACAAAAGTAGATTTATTGGTGGTAGATGCTTTTTCTTCAGATGCCATTCCTACCCATTTATTGACTTTGGAAGCAGTCAAACTCTATCAGCAAAAAATCACAGCAGACGGTGTCATTCTGGCTCATATTTCAAATCGTAATTTAAATTTACTGCCCGTCTTAACCACTATTGCCCGTCAACTCGATATGATCATTTTACAAAAACAACAAGCAGAGAATATAAAGGAAAGACAATTGGCCTCTGAGTGGGTTCTATTAACCATGAATGAAGCTTTTGCCATAAAACTGATGCAACAGGCCGGGTGGAGATTTGTTACTGGAATGAATTATCATTTGTGGACAGATGATTACTCTAATTTGATCCCTTTGTTGAAGTGGTGA
- the parE gene encoding DNA topoisomerase IV subunit B, which translates to MSETYTAEAIEVLSGLEPVQRRPGMYTDTTRPNHLAQEVIDNSVDEVIAGFASQIIVTLHEDGSIEVEDNGRGMPVDLHPQLGLSGVEVIMTRLHAGGKFSDKNYRFSGGLHGVGVSVVNALSERVEVTIKRNGIIYSMAFDNGEKLQELNEIGVTKKRDTGTLIRFWPNAKYFDTTKISVKHLTHVLRAKAVLCPGLAMTFINKITNEEEHWCYEEGLSDYLRQSLTTDYFPDEPFAGEFASEEATVDWALAWSTTVNMSFNESYVNLIPTAQGGTHVNGLRAGLFDALAAFCELRNLLPRGVKLSAEDIWEPCQYVLSVKMKEPQFAGQTKERLSSRQMASFVGNVVKDAFALWLNQHRSQGELIAALAIERAQKRLRQAKQVARKRINQGPALPGKLADCLQQDLSQAELFLVEGDSAGGSAKQARNKDYQAILPLRGKILNAWEVESSEVLASQEIHDISVAIGVDPGSQDFSGLRYGKLCILADADSDGAHIATLLCALFLRHFKPLVQAGHVFVAMPPLYRIDAGKEVYYALDDDEKQKIVARLSKTSKAKINVQRFKGLGEMNPIQLRETTMDPATRRLIQLTLDDEESTMAQMDMMLAKKRASDRKIWLETKGNLAEI; encoded by the coding sequence ATGTCTGAAACTTACACTGCTGAAGCGATAGAAGTCTTAAGTGGTCTGGAGCCAGTTCAACGTCGTCCGGGTATGTACACCGATACTACCAGACCTAACCATTTGGCTCAGGAAGTGATCGATAATAGTGTCGATGAAGTGATTGCCGGTTTTGCTAGCCAAATCATTGTCACTCTTCATGAAGATGGTTCTATCGAAGTCGAAGATAATGGTCGTGGCATGCCAGTCGATCTGCACCCTCAACTTGGATTAAGCGGTGTAGAAGTGATCATGACCCGTTTGCACGCAGGCGGAAAATTCTCTGATAAGAATTATCGTTTCTCAGGTGGACTACACGGCGTTGGTGTTTCTGTGGTTAATGCGCTATCTGAACGTGTTGAAGTTACGATTAAGAGAAATGGCATTATATATAGCATGGCTTTTGACAATGGTGAAAAGCTTCAAGAACTCAATGAGATTGGTGTTACTAAAAAACGTGATACGGGAACGCTCATTCGCTTTTGGCCAAATGCGAAATACTTTGACACCACAAAAATTTCTGTAAAACATTTAACGCATGTGCTTCGGGCAAAAGCGGTGTTATGCCCTGGTTTAGCCATGACCTTCATCAACAAGATCACGAATGAAGAGGAGCATTGGTGTTATGAAGAAGGATTGTCTGATTATTTACGTCAATCCCTAACCACTGACTACTTCCCCGATGAACCTTTTGCAGGTGAATTTGCGAGTGAAGAAGCTACAGTTGATTGGGCCTTAGCATGGTCAACTACAGTGAATATGAGTTTCAATGAAAGTTATGTTAATTTAATTCCCACTGCACAAGGGGGCACGCATGTAAATGGACTGCGCGCTGGACTTTTTGATGCCTTAGCTGCGTTTTGTGAGCTACGCAACTTATTACCACGAGGGGTAAAGCTAAGCGCTGAGGATATTTGGGAACCCTGTCAGTACGTATTGTCTGTGAAAATGAAGGAGCCACAGTTTGCTGGACAAACAAAAGAACGCCTCAGTTCACGACAAATGGCGAGTTTCGTTGGCAATGTGGTTAAAGATGCTTTCGCACTCTGGCTTAATCAACATCGTAGTCAAGGTGAACTCATCGCAGCACTTGCGATTGAGCGAGCCCAGAAACGTCTGCGACAAGCGAAACAAGTCGCGCGTAAGCGCATCAATCAAGGCCCTGCACTACCAGGGAAACTGGCAGATTGCCTACAACAAGATTTAAGCCAAGCTGAATTATTTCTGGTTGAGGGAGATTCAGCCGGAGGCTCTGCAAAACAAGCACGTAATAAGGATTACCAAGCCATATTACCCTTACGTGGGAAGATCCTAAATGCATGGGAGGTTGAATCTTCCGAAGTCTTAGCTTCTCAAGAAATTCATGATATTTCTGTTGCTATTGGGGTTGATCCAGGCTCTCAAGACTTTTCTGGCTTACGCTATGGTAAGCTTTGTATTCTTGCCGACGCCGATTCTGACGGTGCTCATATTGCCACCCTGTTGTGTGCCTTATTTTTGCGCCATTTCAAACCTCTGGTACAGGCCGGGCATGTTTTTGTTGCCATGCCGCCTTTATATCGTATTGATGCAGGCAAAGAAGTGTATTACGCATTGGACGATGATGAAAAGCAAAAAATCGTGGCAAGACTAAGCAAAACAAGTAAAGCCAAGATTAATGTCCAACGCTTTAAGGGGCTGGGTGAAATGAACCCCATACAGCTTCGTGAAACCACCATGGATCCTGCTACTCGACGCCTGATTCAACTTACTCTTGATGATGAAGAATCAACAATGGCTCAGATGGACATGATGCTAGCAAAGAAACGTGCTTCCGATCGTAAAATTTGGCTGGAGACAAAAGGAAATTTAGCTGAAATTTAG
- the apbC gene encoding iron-sulfur cluster carrier protein ApbC: MKIEGIITEVLSQVKAPDLELTAQEMGLHPEINVQVNKIELTLKAGFPTNFLKHSLLPLLTEELKHALPHHQISLSANFFIKAHQTQMVGKSLKGVKNTIAIASGKGGVGKSTVVVNLAIALARAGAKVGILDADIYGPSVPLMLGKTNPVTVKDDHYLPVAAHGIKAMSIGYLTDSNEALIWRGPMLAKSLIQMLDLTLWDELDYLLIDLPPGTGDIQLSLVQKIPVTGAIVVTTPQNVATLDAQKAIKMFARTNIDVLGIVENMAIHICQQCGHQEAIFGTGGAERLSQSFSLPLLGQLPLDRRIQAHSDEGKPTARGDDALANAFIKTALHAAIILARKPLNYAGKFPNIVVE, translated from the coding sequence ATGAAAATAGAAGGCATCATCACTGAGGTATTATCCCAAGTTAAGGCTCCAGATCTTGAATTAACAGCTCAAGAGATGGGTTTACATCCTGAAATCAACGTTCAAGTGAATAAAATAGAGCTCACATTAAAGGCCGGTTTTCCCACCAATTTTCTAAAACATAGTTTACTCCCCCTTCTGACAGAAGAACTAAAGCATGCACTTCCTCATCATCAAATCAGCCTCTCTGCGAATTTTTTTATAAAAGCACATCAAACACAAATGGTCGGTAAAAGTTTGAAGGGAGTGAAAAATACGATAGCAATCGCTTCAGGCAAAGGTGGCGTGGGCAAATCAACAGTTGTTGTCAACTTAGCCATAGCATTAGCACGCGCAGGAGCTAAAGTCGGTATTCTAGATGCAGATATTTATGGGCCAAGCGTTCCGCTGATGTTAGGAAAAACAAATCCTGTCACGGTAAAAGATGATCATTATTTGCCCGTAGCAGCACATGGTATTAAAGCCATGTCCATAGGTTATTTGACTGACAGCAATGAAGCGTTGATTTGGCGAGGCCCGATGCTTGCAAAATCCCTGATACAAATGCTTGATCTAACGCTCTGGGATGAGCTGGATTATTTATTGATTGATTTACCACCAGGCACAGGTGATATTCAATTAAGTCTCGTGCAAAAAATTCCAGTGACCGGAGCCATCGTGGTCACCACCCCACAAAACGTCGCTACCCTGGATGCACAAAAAGCAATTAAAATGTTTGCGCGCACCAATATTGATGTCTTGGGCATTGTGGAAAATATGGCAATACATATCTGTCAGCAATGTGGTCATCAGGAAGCAATTTTTGGCACAGGCGGGGCTGAACGATTGAGTCAATCTTTTTCGTTACCTCTGCTCGGACAACTGCCATTAGACAGGCGTATCCAAGCTCACTCTGATGAAGGAAAACCCACTGCTCGAGGCGATGATGCATTGGCAAATGCTTTCATAAAAACAGCTTTGCATGCTGCCATCATACTGGCAAGAAAACCATTAAATTATGCGGGCAAATTCCCTAATATTGTTGTTGAATGA
- a CDS encoding SGNH/GDSL hydrolase family protein yields MPRPIHYFVDMGDSLSDTGFMNHRKLGGVIPMDGISGLKGKSPKGSFTNGYVWDKDFGNDVAEEAIIKELKRQGKDSTDISDAIIDHDESVEKPLHDDFNLGDYRQTKFKNQDFIRYYTEGGLTSYDYSGRLTANLKLLATEKILATLDEKRNLLLQDDKARGIPPEHKKQTLITEWSGANDLMTVNEKPTKEAAEKAVAARLKNLEELIKNGYENFVLFNLPDLSLTPRFQAQSKEEQQNAREVSDYFNELLAEKVARLKEAYPDCSIDIFDVNTFFHDAYEHPEKYKLDPKKLRTPYTKSDDFELDKTNDTSPAPGYMFWDDVHPTAYVHELIAEKYYEEYSKKYNFSAPHETLLEQFKENYGQRWEDDLRGWFSFWRESNIGYKNPKLTLEMILDHALNEKGCRTRDVLVEMGWINQEGKLISKNPFLVEAMQELEQKKLEHEEHNDTEMSSLNPMSWFQWH; encoded by the coding sequence ATGCCTAGACCAATTCACTATTTTGTTGACATGGGCGATAGTTTGTCTGATACCGGATTTATGAATCATAGGAAATTGGGGGGTGTGATCCCCATGGATGGTATTAGTGGTTTAAAAGGCAAATCACCAAAGGGATCGTTTACCAATGGTTACGTATGGGACAAAGACTTTGGTAATGACGTCGCTGAAGAAGCCATTATTAAGGAGCTCAAACGTCAAGGTAAGGATTCTACAGATATCTCTGATGCGATTATTGATCACGACGAAAGCGTAGAAAAACCCCTGCACGACGATTTTAACCTTGGTGATTACCGCCAAACAAAATTCAAAAACCAAGATTTTATCAGATATTACACGGAAGGCGGATTAACTTCTTATGACTATTCAGGAAGGCTAACTGCTAATCTCAAACTCTTAGCCACAGAGAAAATTCTGGCTACGCTTGATGAAAAACGTAATTTGCTTCTTCAGGACGATAAGGCAAGAGGAATTCCCCCAGAACATAAAAAGCAAACCTTAATCACAGAATGGTCTGGGGCAAATGATTTAATGACCGTTAATGAAAAGCCAACCAAAGAAGCAGCAGAAAAAGCAGTTGCAGCGCGACTTAAAAACCTAGAAGAATTGATCAAGAACGGCTATGAGAATTTTGTTCTCTTTAATCTTCCTGATTTGTCTCTCACTCCTCGTTTTCAGGCACAAAGTAAGGAAGAGCAGCAAAATGCTCGCGAAGTTTCAGACTATTTTAATGAGTTATTAGCAGAAAAGGTTGCTAGACTCAAGGAAGCATACCCGGATTGTTCAATTGACATTTTTGATGTCAATACATTTTTCCATGATGCATACGAGCACCCAGAAAAATATAAATTAGATCCCAAAAAACTACGAACCCCTTATACAAAGTCAGATGATTTCGAGTTAGACAAAACAAATGATACCTCGCCTGCCCCAGGCTATATGTTTTGGGATGACGTACATCCTACCGCCTACGTTCATGAACTGATTGCTGAAAAATATTATGAGGAATACAGCAAGAAATACAATTTTTCTGCCCCTCATGAAACCTTATTGGAACAGTTCAAAGAAAACTATGGGCAACGTTGGGAAGATGATTTGCGCGGTTGGTTTAGTTTTTGGAGAGAATCGAATATTGGTTATAAAAATCCTAAACTGACCCTTGAGATGATCCTGGACCATGCTTTGAATGAAAAAGGTTGTCGTACCCGCGACGTGCTTGTAGAAATGGGATGGATTAATCAAGAAGGAAAGCTCATTTCGAAAAATCCTTTTTTAGTTGAAGCGATGCAAGAGCTTGAGCAAAAGAAATTGGAGCATGAAGAGCATAATGATACCGAGATGTCATCTCTTAACCCGATGTCATGGTTCCAATGGCACTAA